A single region of the Caldalkalibacillus thermarum genome encodes:
- the ybaK gene encoding Cys-tRNA(Pro) deacylase, with the protein MMKTNAMRLLEQHQVEYQILTFTYDETDLEATQAAKEVGLPPSQVFKTLVLNGDKTGIVLASLPADCDLNLKALARASGNKKVELLPVKEIPKVTGYVRGGVSPVGMKKNYLFYIDHRVTKEEKVAVSGGKRGVLMMLRSRDLIKITNAVLADLCHTDRTRS; encoded by the coding sequence ATGATGAAAACCAACGCCATGAGGTTATTGGAGCAGCATCAGGTTGAATATCAAATATTGACTTTCACCTATGATGAAACAGATTTAGAGGCAACGCAAGCAGCGAAAGAAGTCGGCCTGCCTCCGTCACAGGTATTTAAAACACTGGTACTAAATGGGGACAAGACCGGAATTGTGCTGGCTTCCCTGCCTGCGGATTGCGACTTAAACCTGAAAGCGCTGGCCCGGGCCAGCGGCAACAAAAAAGTAGAACTGTTGCCAGTTAAAGAGATCCCCAAAGTGACTGGATATGTCCGGGGAGGGGTCTCTCCAGTGGGTATGAAGAAAAATTACCTGTTCTATATTGACCATCGTGTGACAAAGGAAGAAAAAGTAGCGGTCAGCGGTGGCAAACGGGGCGTGCTGATGATGCTAAGGAGCAGAGATTTAATTAAAATCACCAATGCAGTGTTGGCAGATCTGTGTCATACAGACAGAACTAGATCATAA
- a CDS encoding CoB--CoM heterodisulfide reductase iron-sulfur subunit B family protein, with translation MRYAFFPGCTLESAAAELMISTKKVASALGIELIELEGWTCCGATHLQDVDEQLALAINARNIALAEQLNAPLLTVCNTCTLMLRTAKKTLDENLQLKEITNQRLSSANVEYQGTSEVTHLLWALIQDYGLENLRAKVKRPLKGLKVANFYGCHIIRPQEVLGFENHMNPRSMEMVVEALGAESVEFSQRLACCGFHAVFPAEKEVMRLTALNCLSPKKAGAHCIVTPCPLCQMQLDMYQPDAQKGCRDNITMPVLHLPQLIGLALGFEPEELAINRHIVDAIPVLRQHIGVI, from the coding sequence ATGAGATACGCTTTCTTTCCCGGGTGTACATTGGAATCGGCGGCAGCGGAATTGATGATTTCCACCAAAAAGGTCGCTTCCGCCTTAGGCATCGAATTGATTGAATTGGAAGGATGGACTTGCTGCGGGGCAACGCATTTACAAGATGTTGACGAGCAATTGGCTCTGGCGATCAATGCGCGCAACATCGCCTTGGCCGAACAGCTGAACGCGCCGCTGCTTACCGTTTGCAACACTTGCACGCTTATGCTGCGGACGGCAAAGAAAACGCTCGATGAAAATCTACAGCTGAAAGAAATAACGAATCAAAGATTGAGCAGCGCAAATGTGGAATATCAAGGTACAAGTGAAGTGACCCACTTGTTGTGGGCCCTTATTCAAGATTATGGCCTTGAAAATTTAAGGGCAAAAGTAAAAAGACCGCTCAAGGGCTTGAAGGTTGCCAATTTTTACGGCTGTCACATCATTCGGCCGCAAGAAGTGTTGGGATTTGAAAACCATATGAATCCCCGTTCGATGGAGATGGTCGTGGAAGCGCTTGGGGCGGAGAGTGTCGAATTTTCTCAAAGGTTGGCCTGCTGCGGCTTCCACGCTGTTTTTCCAGCGGAAAAAGAAGTGATGAGACTGACAGCGTTAAACTGCTTGTCGCCGAAAAAGGCCGGTGCCCATTGCATTGTGACCCCCTGTCCTCTATGCCAGATGCAGCTCGATATGTACCAGCCCGATGCGCAAAAAGGATGCCGCGACAATATTACCATGCCTGTTCTGCATCTCCCGCAGCTCATCGGATTGGCCCTTGGATTCGAACCGGAAGAATTAGCCATTAACCGACATATTGTTGACGCGATTCCGGTGCTGCGGCAACATATAGGAGTAATATAA